From a region of the Babesia bovis T2Bo chromosome 1, whole genome shotgun sequence genome:
- a CDS encoding variant erythrocyte surface antigen-1 beta subunit, translating to MAAAKGWKPHDSLTQAPTNLKEAIDWVLRVTGRDGKKNEAAQPPPKPENAPHCLCYLAKAVKDLLYDARSPGSPGPHPERYWDGILLDQEQSIVKPVLTDLGLLSGGSTSAARDTCAGGTEVIGTLIDHLALGLQKWVGWQDQGKHSNATIRYCDGSGIGSQWTAGNVEQEYQSSYDNCASTPNDASIPPSECSWPTISDQPDQVHLLARIFLGSVCLIWSGLSQLGWLVGDNRWRQSSLYDISDTNAGLGSFMASMGYDLDKLYKGSGYLLWNIFAGKNDKPGAFEEFTKGADSGSVAEYYSSIYSTAKTAVEKKLKTEQICKQYPLLVLHILASGYFRAGSAGANKVTVTASPATEKKETPSPRKPRTIREILYWLSALPYSQGYRALVERMQQKTDQVTQGNSEDKKGQIELYDTSAAKASTTLKRDCITHYLMAACGYCPLVLIGIQGTIEREVTSVGVPGVGVPGVGVPGAVSPAAAAAEKNRCPEHKKDPKSKRCTLDDKDKAAEAATQAPAPPSASTGQQLKPGQVCYGGYHLAVKDFGPLHGMYANGLFGFDMDGSPAQCLDQLRAYVYHCFYQLYFLRKQCKEGVATDKTAVLGWKSCRYGFQVGKMDGKVSNKWICQTDGTGGLATAQDGKDHTKKCGVFEGTSNRTESPLQSFLCDRLGSLRCKAIIGKGNVEEYPEIKEHMDPEDISPLGHIGKPPIHCPVPMGWSMDKEKHFKDLSKTHKIAGLDKGSGVSPGNYPIHCTGNTLSLLLEYYCDPEKCQSGTLVVLLRLLACITPTVPRTLGDLFGFYYYIVYIGGNKGVGEGVYDKLKGKEKESKLHMPSIGGGPDAVVTALETYGGDCKTGTQNGSLKCLVDCAYGTGAKYLSPLSGQQYGQLSPVMAGTYLSWLVYLIGEFQGGLDKLKEDYMNIQCKDECGTGVGGAASGCGDQCRQGNHGDKNNCCGCSSIVSCTGVLPVLYKYGFGYGDVKELHDTGGTKKCHEFLGTLEKVLTGDHLKNGSTTGLHHEINQLIYTTRLPWIFVLTLAWLVAVLYLAFGAIWPLDWTHMRSHWLRGGEHQWQCMWYKVMTGRKGMALVEYFGKT from the exons ATGGCAGCAGCAAAGGGCTGGAAGCCACACGACAGCCTCACCcaggctcccaccaacctgaaggaggccattgactgggtcctgagggtaactggtagggatggtaagaagaatgaAGCGGCGCAGCCGCCACCAAAGCCTGAAAATGCCCCCC ACTGTTTGTGCTACCTTgccaaggcagtgaaggacctactgtacGACGCCAGGTCCCCGGGGTCCCCTGGTCCACACCCTGAGAGGTACTGGGATGGCATACTTCTAGACCAGGAACAGTCCATAGTCAAGCCAGTGCTCACGGACCTGGGACTCCTAAGtggtggcagcactagtgctgccagGGATACCTGCGCTggtggcaccgaggtcatagggacactgatagaccacttggcactgggactacagaagtgggttgggtggcaggatCAGGGGAAACACAGTAACGCCACCATAAGATACTGTGACGGTTCCGGCATCGGTAGTCAATGGACTGCAGGGAATGTGGAGCAGGAGTATCAATCATCATATGATAACTGCGCTAGTACCCCTAACGATGCTTCCATTCCCCCTTCAGAATGCTCCTGGCCCACCATCTCGGACCAGCCAGATcaagtccacctcctggcccgtattttcctagggtcagtatgtctcatctggagtggactcagtcagttggggtgGTTGGTAGGAGACAATAGGTGGAGGCAAAGTAGTTTGTACGATATCAGTGATACCAATGCcggtctcggctcattcatggcgtcaatgggctatgacctggataaGTTGTATAAAGGAAGTGGATACTTATtatggaatatatttgCTGGAAAAAACGATAAACCAGGAGCATTTGAAGAATTCACTAAAGGCGCTGATTCAG gtagtgtagctgagtactacagcAGTATCTATAGTACGGCCAAGACTGCAGTGGAAAAGAAGCTCAAAACGGAGCAAATATGTAAGCagtaccccctattggtactccacatcctggcaAGTGGGTACTTCCGGGCAGGTAGTGCCGGGGCCAATAAGGTAACTGTGACGGCTTCGCCGGCCACTGAAAAGAAAGAAACACCCTCTCCTAGGAAACCTAGGACTATCCGTGAGATTCTATACTGgctcagtgcattgccatatagtCAGGGATACAGGGCACTGGTAGAGAGGATGCAACAAAAGACGGATCAGGTGACCCAGGGGAACTCTGAGGATAAAAAGGGCCAGATAGAGCTGTACGATACCAGTGCTGCTAAGGCCAGTACCACCCTCAAGAGGGACTGTATaacccactacctaatggccgcctgtggctactgcccactggtactcatcggtatccaggggaccatagaaagGGAAGTCACGAGTGTAG gtgtTCCAGGGGTAGGGGTACCCGGAGTAGGAGTACCTGGAGCTGTATCTCCAGCTGCTGCTGCTGCGGAGAAGAACAGGTGTCCTGAACACAAGAAAGACCCTAAATCTAAGAGGTGTACCCTTGATGATAAAGACAAGGCTGCAGAGGCAGCTACCCAGGCACCGGCACCACCGTCAGCTTCCACCGGCCAACAACTCAAGCCCGGCCAagtctgctacggcgggtaccacctggcaGTAAAGGATTTCG gccccctccatgggatgtatgccaatgggctctttggctttgACATGGACGGCTCTcccgcccagtgcctggaccaactgagggcatatgtctaccactgcttctaccagctctatttcctgaggaagcaaTGCAAGGAGGGGGTGGCAACGGATAAAACGGCAGTGCTGGGCTGGAagagttgtaggtatggtttCCAAGTTGGAAAAATGGATGGAAAAGTTAGTAACAAGTGGATATGTCAGACAGATG gtacAGGAGGACTTGCTACTGCTCAGGATGGAAAGGACCACACCAAAAAGTGTGGTGTTTTCGAAGGTACAAGTAATCGTACTGAGTCACCCTTACAGAGCTTCTTGTGTGATAGATTAGGATCACTGAGGTGTAAAGCCATAATCGGTAAGGGCAATGTGGAAGAATATCCGGAAATTAAGGAGCATATGGATCCCGAAGACATTTCTCCTTTGGGGCATATTGGCAAACCGCCCATACACTGTCCAGTCCCTATGGGTTGGAGCATGGATAAGGAGAaacacttcaaag atttaaGCAAGACGCACAAGATAGCTGGGCTCGacaaag gTAGTGGTGTTAGCCCTGGTAACTATCCCAtccactgcactgggaatacactgtcactactcctggagtactactgtgaccccgAAAAGTGCCAGAGTGGCACTTtggtggtactactgagactactggcatgtattactcccacggtgccacggaccctgggtgacctctttgggttctattactatatagtctacattggGGGAAACAAGGGTGTTGGAGAGGGAGTGTATGATAAACTGAAAGGAAAAGAAAAGGAATCTAAACTGCACATGCCGTCTATTGGTGGTGGTCCTGATGCAGTGGTAACAGCCCTCGAGACATACGGTGGAGATTGCAAGACAGGCACACAAAATGGCTCCCTTAAGTGCCTAGTAGACTGCGCTTATGGTACTGGCGCCAAATACTTAAGCCCCCtcagtggccagcagtatggccagttgagtcccgtgatggccgggacctacctgtcatggttggtctatttgataggggAGTTCCAGGGAGGGTTGGATAAGTTGAAGGAGgattatatgaatatacaGTGCAAGGATGAGTGTGGTACAG gtgtGGGAGGAGCTGCTTCTGGATGTGGAGATCAGTGTCGACAGGGTAATCATGGAGACAAGAATAACTGTTGTGGCTGCTcatcaatcgtatcatgtaccggggtactaccagtgttgtacaagtatggctttgggtatggtgaTGTAAAGGAGTTGCACGACACTGGAG gtacgaagaagtgtcacgagttcctgGGAACACTGGAAAAGGTCCTAACAGGAGATCACCTCAAGAATGGCTCCACAACAGGCCTCCACCACGAGATaaaccagctcatctacaccaccaggctccctTGGATCTTTGTGCTCACGttggcctggctagtagcagtgctctacctagcatttggtgccatttggccactggactggacacatatgaggtcgcattggttacggggtggagaacaccagtggcaatgcatgtggtataaggtgatgacgggacgcaaaggaatggcactggtggagtattttggtaagacatag